CCCTCCCCAGAAGCAAGACCTACAATTGGTCGTTCAACCTGTTTATTCTCGCATATTTTACCTTCCTTTTCGCACCACTGCTCGTCACCTGTGTGTTGGCGTTCAATGATTCAAATTATCCGTCCTTGCCGTGGCAGGGATTCAGTCTCGATTGGTTTTTGGCGGCCGGGCCTGAACGGATCGGGCTTTTTCATGACGAACAGAATTTACGATCCATTTTGACGAGTTTCCAGACCGCGTTTTTCGTGTCGATTCTCAGTGTGGTGGTGGGCACATGTGCCAGTTTTCTGTTCGAGAAAGAGAACTTTCGATTCAAGGGTGTCCTGTATTTCCTGATGTTGGCGCCATTGGTGATACCAGGTGTGATTCTTGGTATCTCACTGTTGCTTGCTGCCAATACCGCAGGCATGTTCTTTGAAGATACGTTCGGTCTTGATTTCGATGTGTTTCGACCCAGTTTCTGGCTGGTCGTGTTTGGCCAATTTTCTTTTATCACGACGTTTGTGACGTTGGTTGTTTCGGCACGACTCCGTAAATTTGATATATCGCTGGAAGAAGCGGCTTTGAATTTGGGGGCGACGCAATTCGGAGTTATTTGGCATATCACCTTGATCTTTTTGCGTCCTGCGATTATAGGCGCGTGGGCAGTGGCTTTTCTCATGAGTTTTGAGAATTTCAATACCACGTTGTTTCTCGTGGGGTCGGAGCCGACCCTGCCGATTAACCTCTATCTACAGGTTCGAGATGGGAGTACGCCGGTCATTAATGCGATATCTTTGATGCTGATAGTCGGTACATCGCTTTTGGCCATGGTCAATCTCTATTTCACCAGAAAGGATGAGTAGGTGTTTTTCGATTTTTTAACGGGAAAGGGCCATGTTTGTGCCCACCGGGGTGCACGCTCTCTTGCACCTGAGAACACGTTGTTGGCTGCCAAGGTCGCCTTGGAGTCGGGGGCTGATTTTTGGGAACTGGATGTGCATAAAGTCGCTGATGGTACCCTGATGATTTTCCATGACGATGTACTGTCTCGGACCACAGATGTTGCGACGCATCCGTATTTTGTCGGAGGTGGGCCGTGGGAAGCCCATGTGTACACGGGTGAGGAATTGCGGCAGCTTGATGCGGGGTCATGGTTCCTTCAAACCGATCCATTTGGTTCCATTGCGCGTGGAGATATCCCCGCTGAAACTTTGGAAGAGATGCCAGGGTTGAAGATTCCAACCTTGCGAGAAGCGTTGGAATTTTGCCGGAAACATGATTTCCCTGTCAATGTTGAGATCAAAGATCAGTTCCAGTCTCCGGGAGATTTGTCCATTGTCGAAGAAGTGCTCCATGTCGCCCGAGAAACGGACACGACCGATCTTATTTTGTTGTCCTCCTTCAATCATGCGTATTTGACCCGGATGCGATATCTTGCCCCGGATTTGCCGTTGGCTGCATTGGTTGAAAAAGAGCATCCCGAAGATATCCGCGACTATTTGAAACGTCTTGGAGCCAAGGGGTACCATCCAAGAGAGGATATCCTTGATTCTGGCCTGGCGCAGAGTCTTTCAAGCGAAGGGATTCAAGTGAGTCCTTTTACCGTGAATGATATGGAACAGGCTCAATCCTTATTGGACGCGGGATGTTTCGGGATCATCACGGATTTCCCGCACACCTTGCGTGATCGAATTCCTTCGGATGCGTGTTGCAGAATTTCAGCGTGATTGGGGTCAGATTTTTTGTTCCCGAGCAGTGAAGCAGGGAATGCAGAGGGTTTGACCGCCGAGCCTGCGGGTGCGGGATTCCATGACGGATTCGTGACAGCAATCGCAGGTCAGGCTTTCCAACACGCGTGCCGGTGTGGGAATTGGTTCTTTGGGCGGCATCACCGTGAACATTTCATGCAGGTCCAATGTCATGAATCGTTCCCGCAAAAGGGTGCGTAAGGCCGTGATGCGTTTTTTTTCGTCCGGCGTGGCGGTGTTGGCGTCTGCCTTTCGCATGAGGACGGCAAGCTCATTGTCCGCTGTGTCGCGAATTTCCGGGTTGAGCACCGCGCGGAATCCTTTGCCACTATTCCTGTCATAAAAAGAAAAGGCCATTTTGCCATGGTCTCGATGCAGGAAGTTGCCTTTGCCATACGTGCAACTGGTGATGAATTGGATGGCATCCACCCCACACATGTCGGTTTCCGAGACCGCCACCATGTCCACATCTGATGAAGTGCCCAATTCCTGAAGGGCCAGTTCGGCAGCTCGGATACCTATAGCCAGTCCAGGACAGGTGTGTCCGTGAAAATTAACCGTCTGTTCAATGGTTTCAGATGAAAGTTCGCAGGGCATGAGAATCTCCTTGAAGGGTGCGTCATGAGGCGGGGACAATCAGGGGATGTCCGTTCACCGTGTGAATATCGACCGGCAGGTCATAGACTTCTTCCACTACCTCAGCGGTGACGTCGCAGGCCGGGCCGGTTGAATGGATATGGCCGTTTTTCAGGAAAAGGACTTTGTCGGCATAGCGTAGAGCCGTGTTCAGATCATGCATGGTCATGATGGCACTGATGTGGTGTTCATCCACGACACGCCGAAGCATGGTCAGGATGTCCACCTGACTCTTGAGATCCAGTGAACTGGTGGGTTCATCCAACAGCATCAGTTTCGGTTCTTGCACCATGGCTCTGGCAATGGCCACCTTTTGCAATTCTCCACCACTCAGACAGTCGATATGGCGGAGTGTCAGGGATTGCATGTGAAGTCGCTTGATGGCGGAGTCCACGATTTTCAGGTCGTGTTCTGTGGGACGCCAGCGGATGTGTGGTTTTCTGCCCATGAGAATGGCGTCGAAGACGGTCATGCGTGCCGTTTCATTCTTCTGGGCGACATAGCCGACTCCCAGTGCTATTTCGTGTGGCGGCATGGTCAGGATATCTCGCCCTTCAACCATGACTGCCCCGGAAGACGGGCGGTGAATGGCGTTGATACATTTGAGCAGGGTCGTTTTGCCCACGCCATTCGGGCCAAGGATGGCAAGGAGTTCTCCACCGTCAAGTTCGAAATCCACTCCCGAGAGAATGGGCCTGTCCCCATAGGTGAATTCCATATCTGATATGGAAAGAATCATCGGCGTTGTCCTCGTACTATAAGGTAGATGAACACCGGCGCGCCCATGAAGGCGGTGAGTACTGAGACTGGCAGGACGTGTGGGGCCAACATGAGCCGAGCGGCGGTATCGGATATCAGCAAGAGCAGACTGCCACCCACGATGGAGGCTGGCACGAGAAAACGGTGGTCCGAACCAATGAGTCTGCGGGCCATGTGTGGGACGACCAATCCGACGAATCCGATGATGCCGAGAAAGGCGATGATGGTGGCGGTGACCATCGATGCCAGCATCATGCCGATGAGGCGGACGCGGTCCACGCGGACGCCCAATCCCTTGGCGGTTTCGTCTCCAGCATCAATGGCGTTGTAATTCCAACTGCTGGCCAGAAAATAGACCGATGAGACAACCACGACGACGGTAATGACACCCAGTTCCGACCACGAGGCCCGAGCCGTATCGCCAAAGGTCCAGAAGACCATGGCCGCCAGTTGGATATCGTCGGCGAAGAATTGGAGAAACATGGTTCCCGCTGTGAAGAGGGCACCAAGGGCCACGCCAGTCAGGACCATGATTTCAGGGGTCGCTCCCCGGAGTCGGGAAATGCCGATAATCACACTGGCAGCCAGCAGACTGGCGAGAAAGGCCGCCCCGGTAGTCATGTACGGATTGGTGATGTTGACGGCGCCGGTATTTGACGATGTCATGATGCCGCCTCCCAGCATCATGACCGAAAAGGCGGCACCGAAGGCGGCGGCGTGCGAAATGCCGAGCGTGAATGGTGATCCTAATGGATTGCGGAGGATGGATTGCATAGCCGTTCCTGAGACGGAAAGGCCTGCTCCCGCCACAATGGCCGCCAGGGCCTGGGGCAGACGGATGTTCCAGATAATGACATCAACCCGTTTGGAAACCGGGAGATGCAGTAGGGCGGCAATGACATCCTTGAGTGGAATACCAGCCGCTCCCAGGGAGATGGCGATCACAAGCGTGATCGCCAAAAGCCCCATGGAGGTGATGAGGAGCGTGGTCTTCCAGCCGACGTAACGACGGTATTCAGCAGGAATTTGTCCATCAGAGAAATGCATGTCAGTTCACCGGAACCGGTTTGTATGCATATCCCATGAAAAGTTCGTTCATGGCATCGAACACGGGTTTTCCCACGAGGAAGCGGTATATTTCATCCGCTTTTTCTTGTGGATCGATATCCGTAAAATGGTCAGGGTAGAGCAATTTTCCAATGTAATAGGCGTTGGCAAGAATGGACCCGTAATTTTTGGAGTAGCTGTTGTACGGCAAAAGACCGTATACTTTGCCATCATTGACAGCGGTCAGACTGCGATACGCCGGGTCTGTTCGCAATTCGTGCAAGCCTCCTGCCTCATTTCCCAGCTCCAGGGTCATGAGATCAAGAAATAGGATGTCCGGGTTCCAGGCCACGATCATTTCCTTGGAAACATCGGAATGGCGCAATTCTTTTCCGGTCAATCCCGTGTCATAGGCGAGATTGTTCGCGTTGATGAAAGCAAATGGCGGATAGGCCGGTTCAGTGGACTGGAAGCCGTGCGGGCCCTTGAATGCCACGCCGCCGACAAAGACGCCCGGACGGTCCTTTGCCGGGATGTCTGCGGTCCGTTTTTCGAGATCCGCGATGGCCGTTTGAAAAAAGGCGATGACATCTTCTGCCCGTTGTTGTTTGCCAATGACTTCACCGAGTGTGCGCAATGCCTGGAAAAATTGTGGCCGGAGCCGTCCGAGATCTCCATAACTCAGGGTGACCACTGGAATCCCTGTCTTCTGTCCCAATTCAATCGGATCATATCCCATGCTTCCCGCATAGGTCTTCAGGATCACCTGGGGTTGCGGTTCCAGCGTCAAGATCAATTCCGGATTGTCATGTCCCCGAAATTCGCCAAAAATGGGCATGTCCTTGAACTGGGGGTTGGCCAGAGCATAGGGGCGTGCGTCATACGTGCTTCGACGGGATTCGATGTCGTCTACGGCCACGGCCATGGATTGGGCTTCAAGGTAGGTTAAAAGGCGCAGGCAGCCCGGCCCGGAACAGATGACGCGGTCAACTTTTTGCGGTATCTGAATCGTTCGGCCCGCATCGTCAATCAGGGGACGTGTTCTTGCCTCAGCCATCGCCGATGAGATAAGAATGAGCAAAGACAGGAAAATGGTGACGCTGTATTTCATTTGATTTTTTCCCCGTTTTTTGTGTACGAAATTTGATGAGTAGATTGTTTTTTGTTACGAAAATTAAAATCGTAACACAGCGCAAAGTAGATGAACCCTTTTGATTCGTCAAGAGGGTAGATTGATTTAAAGAGTTAAAGTCTGCTATAAAGCGCGTTTTTGTGGTTTGTAAGTGCTATTCGTGCCGTGATAAGCGGGCGAGAAAAAGGGCCGGGAGATGACTCCCAGCCCTTGGACTGTCCGACCTGTGGGAGTCGGACAGAGGAGGCATTTCGTGTTACGCGGGGTTTTTCACGTCGTGGAACATGGCAAACAACACCGGGACAACGATTAATGTCAGGACCGTGGCAAAGGCCAAACCAGACATGATGGTGACTGCCATGGCCGAGAAGAACGGGTCCATGGTGAGTGGAAGCATCCCGAGAATGGTGGTCGCTGCGGCCATGGCTACCGGACGAATACGGCTGATGGCCGAGTCGATGATGGCAGTGTATGGCACTTTGCCCGAGTCCAGCTCGATTTTGATCTGATCCAACAGCACGACCGAGTTCTTGATGAGCATTCCCGAGAGGCTCAGGAAGCCGAGCAGCGCCATGAAGCCGAACGGTTCACCCGTGGTTAGTAGGCCGAAGGTGACACCGATGATGGATAGTGGAACAGTCATCCAGATAATGAGCGGATTTCGCAGATTATTGAAGAGCAGAATCGTGATCAGGATCATGATGATGGTCGGTACTGCGAGCGTTGCTCCCAGGCTTGCCTGGGCATCAGATGAATCCTCGAATTCACCGCCCCATTCCATGATGTATCCTGAAGGCAATTCGATGTTTTCGATCTGTGGTCTGAGTGTTTTGAACAGAACCGAGGGCAGTCCCTCCAGCGGGTCACAGGAGGCTGTGATGGTCAGGAGACGGTTGCGGGTTTTCAGGGTGCCGAATTCCATTTCTGTCTGGAATTCCGAAACGACTTCCTCCACGGGAATCATTTGTCCGGCGACTGGGCTGAAAACCCGGACGTTACCGATTTCATTGACATTCATCCGTTCATTTTCAGGCGGACGAACAATGATCGGGAGGAGATTGTCTTCTTCTCGATAGACGCCCACTGTGGTGCCGGTGAAGAACATATTCAAGGCCTTGGACAAGCCTGGACGGGTGACTCCGGCCAATTTTGCCTGTGCCTCGGCCATGACAGGATGGATGACCTTGACCTCTTGTCGCCAGTTATCACGGATGCCCTGGGCGTTGCCGCTGGCATACATGATTTCTTGAGCCTGCCTGGAGAGCTGTTTCAAGATGCGGGTGTCCGGTCCACTGAATCGGACTTCAATAGAAGCGTCTCGCCCTGGACCGAGCCTGAATTTTTTGAACTTGGCTTCTGCATCGGGATAGGTGCTTTCGACCAGAGTTTGATATTTGGCCATGATGGCGTCGATTTCGTGGTAGTCCTTGACTTCGACCAAAAGCATTCCATAGGAGGAGTTGGCTTTTTCTGGACTGTAGGTCAGAATGAATCGAGGACCGCCTTCTCCGACGAACGATGTGACAGAGAGAACCCGTTTATCATCCAGAATCACTTTTTCAATGCTGTTCATGTCACTGCTGGTTGTACGGATGTCCGTGCCTTGTGGCAGCCAATAGTGAATGAAGAAACGGGGTTGGGTGGAGTTCGGGAAGAAGCTCTGTTTGACGAATCCGAATCCATAGATAGATGAAACGAGCATGACCACCAACGTGATGGCCGTCCACGTCCTGTGGTGCAAGCAGAACACAAGGAATTTTCTGTAGATTCGATAGATTCTGCCAGTGTACAGGTCCGCGTCGGAAGAGGCTTTCGGATGCAGGAACATGTGGCATAGCAATGGGGTGATGGTTACTGCCGTGACCCAGCTCATGAGCAGGGAGATACACAAGACAATGAACAGGGAACGGCAGAATTCACCGACATTGTCCTGGCTCAGACCGATACCGGCAAAGGCCATGATTGCCACGATGGTGGCTCCGAGCAGTGGCCATTTGTTTTGATTGACCACTTCAATGGCCGCCGTCAGCCGATCCACGCCCTGTTGATATCGGATGAGTAGTCCTTCCACCACCACGATGGCGTTATCCACCAACATACCCAGCGCAATGATGAGCGCGCCGAGTGAAATGCGTTCCAGAGCCACGCCAGCCATCTGGATGAAGATGAACGATCCGCAGATGGTGATGAGCAGGATGATTCCGATGAGCAAGCCGGATTGCATCCCCATGAACAGCAGGAGCACGATAATGACGATGGCCACGGCTTCGCCGAGGTTGAGGACAAAGGAGTTGACTGAGTTATCCACCCGCTTGGGCTGATAATAGACCGAGTTGATGGTCATGCCGAGAGGGGTCTGGTTTTCCAGTTCCTTGAGTTTCGCATCAACCGCGTGCCCAAGGTCCACCACATTGCCGGATGAGACCATGGATATGCCGAGTGCAACGGCATTTTTGTTATTGTATCGAAGTATTTGCCCAGGGGTGTCGGAATAGCCGCGTCGGATTTCGGCGATATCCCGGAGTGGGACGAGCTGATCGTTGGTGAGGTCCTTGATGAAAAGATCTCCGAGGCTTTCAACGGAATCAATGGTCCCTGTGGGAGATATCTTGATATACTCCCTGCCCACGCGGACATTGCCCGCCGGAACGACGAGGTTGCGTTGGGACAAGGCTTCGTACACGGATTCCATGGACACACCCAGTCGATTCATTCTCGCCTTGGATATCTCCACATAGACGTTTTCCTGGTGACTGCCCCAGACCGTGATTTTGGCAACACCGTCAACTAGTAGGAGCTGTTTTCGGAGGTAGTCGGCAAAATCCTGGATATCCTGTTGTGAATAGCCATCGCCTGTCACCGAGAGGAGGATGCCATAGACATCGCTGAAATCGTCGATAACCATGG
This window of the Pseudodesulfovibrio sp. JC047 genome carries:
- a CDS encoding iron ABC transporter permease; protein product: MHFSDGQIPAEYRRYVGWKTTLLITSMGLLAITLVIAISLGAAGIPLKDVIAALLHLPVSKRVDVIIWNIRLPQALAAIVAGAGLSVSGTAMQSILRNPLGSPFTLGISHAAAFGAAFSVMMLGGGIMTSSNTGAVNITNPYMTTGAAFLASLLAASVIIGISRLRGATPEIMVLTGVALGALFTAGTMFLQFFADDIQLAAMVFWTFGDTARASWSELGVITVVVVVSSVYFLASSWNYNAIDAGDETAKGLGVRVDRVRLIGMMLASMVTATIIAFLGIIGFVGLVVPHMARRLIGSDHRFLVPASIVGGSLLLLISDTAARLMLAPHVLPVSVLTAFMGAPVFIYLIVRGQRR
- a CDS encoding ABC transporter ATP-binding protein, encoding MILSISDMEFTYGDRPILSGVDFELDGGELLAILGPNGVGKTTLLKCINAIHRPSSGAVMVEGRDILTMPPHEIALGVGYVAQKNETARMTVFDAILMGRKPHIRWRPTEHDLKIVDSAIKRLHMQSLTLRHIDCLSGGELQKVAIARAMVQEPKLMLLDEPTSSLDLKSQVDILTMLRRVVDEHHISAIMTMHDLNTALRYADKVLFLKNGHIHSTGPACDVTAEVVEEVYDLPVDIHTVNGHPLIVPAS
- a CDS encoding glycerophosphodiester phosphodiesterase family protein encodes the protein MFFDFLTGKGHVCAHRGARSLAPENTLLAAKVALESGADFWELDVHKVADGTLMIFHDDVLSRTTDVATHPYFVGGGPWEAHVYTGEELRQLDAGSWFLQTDPFGSIARGDIPAETLEEMPGLKIPTLREALEFCRKHDFPVNVEIKDQFQSPGDLSIVEEVLHVARETDTTDLILLSSFNHAYLTRMRYLAPDLPLAALVEKEHPEDIRDYLKRLGAKGYHPREDILDSGLAQSLSSEGIQVSPFTVNDMEQAQSLLDAGCFGIITDFPHTLRDRIPSDACCRISA
- a CDS encoding ABC transporter permease, producing MIRSLPRSKTYNWSFNLFILAYFTFLFAPLLVTCVLAFNDSNYPSLPWQGFSLDWFLAAGPERIGLFHDEQNLRSILTSFQTAFFVSILSVVVGTCASFLFEKENFRFKGVLYFLMLAPLVIPGVILGISLLLAANTAGMFFEDTFGLDFDVFRPSFWLVVFGQFSFITTFVTLVVSARLRKFDISLEEAALNLGATQFGVIWHITLIFLRPAIIGAWAVAFLMSFENFNTTLFLVGSEPTLPINLYLQVRDGSTPVINAISLMLIVGTSLLAMVNLYFTRKDE
- a CDS encoding efflux RND transporter permease subunit — translated: MNLAEFSIRKKTITLVLTVCFLVGGTLAFLDMSRLEDPEFTIKQALVITNYPGATPTEVTNEVTDVIESAAQQMGQLDKVESVNNPGQSIVTVEVQDKYNAEKLAQVWDELRRKVNDAQGQLPPGAGPSMVIDDFSDVYGILLSVTGDGYSQQDIQDFADYLRKQLLLVDGVAKITVWGSHQENVYVEISKARMNRLGVSMESVYEALSQRNLVVPAGNVRVGREYIKISPTGTIDSVESLGDLFIKDLTNDQLVPLRDIAEIRRGYSDTPGQILRYNNKNAVALGISMVSSGNVVDLGHAVDAKLKELENQTPLGMTINSVYYQPKRVDNSVNSFVLNLGEAVAIVIIVLLLFMGMQSGLLIGIILLITICGSFIFIQMAGVALERISLGALIIALGMLVDNAIVVVEGLLIRYQQGVDRLTAAIEVVNQNKWPLLGATIVAIMAFAGIGLSQDNVGEFCRSLFIVLCISLLMSWVTAVTITPLLCHMFLHPKASSDADLYTGRIYRIYRKFLVFCLHHRTWTAITLVVMLVSSIYGFGFVKQSFFPNSTQPRFFIHYWLPQGTDIRTTSSDMNSIEKVILDDKRVLSVTSFVGEGGPRFILTYSPEKANSSYGMLLVEVKDYHEIDAIMAKYQTLVESTYPDAEAKFKKFRLGPGRDASIEVRFSGPDTRILKQLSRQAQEIMYASGNAQGIRDNWRQEVKVIHPVMAEAQAKLAGVTRPGLSKALNMFFTGTTVGVYREEDNLLPIIVRPPENERMNVNEIGNVRVFSPVAGQMIPVEEVVSEFQTEMEFGTLKTRNRLLTITASCDPLEGLPSVLFKTLRPQIENIELPSGYIMEWGGEFEDSSDAQASLGATLAVPTIIMILITILLFNNLRNPLIIWMTVPLSIIGVTFGLLTTGEPFGFMALLGFLSLSGMLIKNSVVLLDQIKIELDSGKVPYTAIIDSAISRIRPVAMAAATTILGMLPLTMDPFFSAMAVTIMSGLAFATVLTLIVVPVLFAMFHDVKNPA
- a CDS encoding FmdE family protein, producing the protein MPCELSSETIEQTVNFHGHTCPGLAIGIRAAELALQELGTSSDVDMVAVSETDMCGVDAIQFITSCTYGKGNFLHRDHGKMAFSFYDRNSGKGFRAVLNPEIRDTADNELAVLMRKADANTATPDEKKRITALRTLLRERFMTLDLHEMFTVMPPKEPIPTPARVLESLTCDCCHESVMESRTRRLGGQTLCIPCFTAREQKI
- a CDS encoding iron ABC transporter substrate-binding protein; this translates as MKYSVTIFLSLLILISSAMAEARTRPLIDDAGRTIQIPQKVDRVICSGPGCLRLLTYLEAQSMAVAVDDIESRRSTYDARPYALANPQFKDMPIFGEFRGHDNPELILTLEPQPQVILKTYAGSMGYDPIELGQKTGIPVVTLSYGDLGRLRPQFFQALRTLGEVIGKQQRAEDVIAFFQTAIADLEKRTADIPAKDRPGVFVGGVAFKGPHGFQSTEPAYPPFAFINANNLAYDTGLTGKELRHSDVSKEMIVAWNPDILFLDLMTLELGNEAGGLHELRTDPAYRSLTAVNDGKVYGLLPYNSYSKNYGSILANAYYIGKLLYPDHFTDIDPQEKADEIYRFLVGKPVFDAMNELFMGYAYKPVPVN